One segment of Sesamum indicum cultivar Zhongzhi No. 13 linkage group LG4, S_indicum_v1.0, whole genome shotgun sequence DNA contains the following:
- the LOC105161300 gene encoding pyruvate kinase 1, cytosolic, whose translation MVSNHLHLEEPIRMSSILEPSKPNFFPAMTKIVGTLGPKSRSVEAISGCLRAGMSVARFDFSWGDAEYHQETLENLKAAIRSTKKLCAVMLDTGGPELQVVNKTEHPISLKEDALIVLTPDQDKEATSNLLPINFRGLSKAVKTGDTIFIGQYLFTGNETTSVWLEVKEVKGEDVHCIIKNSATLAGSLYTLHVSQIHIELPTLTDKDKEVIRTWGARNSIDFISISYTRHAEDIRNAREFLSKLDGLSQTQIFAKIENVEGMIHFDEILQEADGIILARGNLGIDLPPEKVFLFQKQAVHKCNMAGKPAVVTRVVDSMTDNLRPTRAEATDVANIVLDGSDAILLGAETLRGLYPVDAISIVGRICAEAEKVYNQDLYFRKAVKCVGQPMSHIESIASSAVRAAIKVKASVIICFTSSGRTAMLIAKYRPTMPVFSVVIPRLKTDQLHWTFTGAFEARQSLIVRGLFPMLADARHPVETTNATNESILKVALDHGQASGIVKPHDRVVVCQKVGDASVVKIIELEN comes from the exons ATGGTGTCGAATCACTTGCATCTCGAGGAGCCCATAAGGATGTCTTCCATTCTTGAGCCCTCTAAACCT AATTTCTTTCCAGCAATGACAAAGATAGTCGGGACTCTTGGCCCAAAATCGCGGTCAGTGGAGGCTATTTCTGGATGCCTTCGGGCTGGAATGTCTG TTGCACGGTTTGATTTTTCATGGGGCGACGCTGAATATCACCAAGAGACATTGGAGAATCTGAAAGCGGCTATCAGGAGTACTAAGAAGCTCTGTGCG GTTATGCTTGACACAGGAGGCCCAGAACTGCAAGTTGTAAACAAAACTGAGCACCCTATTTCCCTTAAGGAAGATGCATTGATCGTTTTAACACCTGATCAGGACAAGGAAGCTACGTCTAATTTACTTCCCATTAATTTTAGGGGGTTATCCAAG GCAGTAAAGACAGGAGACACTATTTTCATTGGCCAGTATCTGTTCACAGGAAATGAAACAACTTCAGTATGGCTGGAG GTAAAGGAGGTCAAAGGAGAGGATGTGCATTGCATAATCAAGAATTCTGCCACATTGGCTGGATCATTGTATACTCTGCATGTCTCTCAGATCCACATTGAACTTCCTACTTTGACTGATAAAGATAAGGAG GTTATAAGGACTTGGGGTGCTCGCAACAGCATAGACTTCATTTCCATTTCATACACACGGCACGCGGAAGACATCAGAAAT GCTCGTGAATTTCTTTCTAAACTAGATGGCCTCAGTCAGACTCagatttttgcaaaaattgaaaatgtagAG GGGATGATTCATTTTGATGAGATTCTCCAAGAAGCTGATGGCATCATCCTTGCTCGTGGAAATCTTGGAATCGATCTCCCACCGGAGAAG gtgtttttatttcaaaaacaaGCTGTTCACAAGTGCAATATGGCAGGCAAGCCTGCAGTGGTCACTCGCGTTGTCGACAGCATGACAGACAACTTAAGACCAACTCGTGCGGAGGCAACTGACGTTGCCAATATTGTACTCGATG GCAGTGATGCAATCCTTTTAGGTGCGGAAACACTAAGGGGACTTTACCCTGTTGACGCTATATCTATTGTTGGTCGAATTTGCGCCGAG GCAGAAAAGGTTTACAATCAGGATTTGTACTTCAGAAAGGCGGTTAAGTGTGTTGGCCAACCAATGTCTCACATTGAATCAATTGCTTCCTCTGCT GTACGTGCCGCCATCAAGGTCAAGGCATCAGTCATTATTTGTTTCACTTCATCGGGACGAACGGCCAT GCTTATAGCTAAGTACAGGCCAACAATGCCTGTATTCTCTGTTGTCATTCCACGTCTGAAGACGGATCAACTGCACTGGACCTTTACTGGAGCTTTTGAG GCAAGGCAATCTTTGATCGTCAGAGGGCTTTTCCCCATGCTTGCAGATGCTCGACATCCG GTTGAAACAACAAACGCAACAAACGAGTCCATTTTAAAGGTTGCTTTGGATCACGGCCAGGCCTCCGGCATTGTTAAACCACACGATCGTGTCGTTGTTTGCCAGAAAGTCGGGGATGCATCTGTGGTGAAGATCATTGAGCTTGAAAATTAG
- the LOC105161301 gene encoding pyruvate kinase 1, cytosolic has product MVSNYLLLEEPIRMASILEPSKPNFFPAMTKIIGTLGPNSRSVEVISGCLKAGMSVARFDFSWGDAEFHQETLENLKVAIKTTKKLCAVMLDTVGPELLIVNKSEHPITLEEDSFIILTPDQDKEATSNLLPINFSGLSKAVKKGDDIFIGQYLFTGRETTSVWLEVSEVKDEDVVCLIKNSAILAGPLYTLHVSQIRIDLPTLTDKDKEVISTWGLRNKIDFLSLSYARRAEDVRHAREFLSKLGDLNQTQVFAKIENVEGLIHFDEILQEADGIILARGNLGIDLPPEKVFLYQKEALYKCNIAGKPAIITRVVDSMTDNLRPTRAEATDVANAVLDGSDAILLGAETLRGLYPIETISTVGKICSEAEKVYNQDLYFKNTVKYVGEPMTHLESIASSAVRAAVKVKASVIICFTSSGRAARLIAKYRPTMPVLSVVIPRLKTNQLQWTFSGAFEARQSLIVRGLFPMLADARHPAEPVSATNESVLKLALCHGKAVGLIKPHDRVVVCQKVGDASVVKIIELED; this is encoded by the exons ATGGTGTCCAATTACCTGCTTCTTGAAGAGCCGATCAGGATGGCttcaattcttgagccatctaAGCCT AATTTCTTCCCAGCAATGACAAAGATAATTGGTACACTAGGCCCGAATTCGCGGTCCGTGGAGGTTATTTCTGGGTGTCTTAAGGCTGGAATGTCTG TTGCGCgatttgatttttcatggGGCGATGCTGAATTTCACCAAGAAACACTAGAGAATTTGAAAGTGGCCATCAAGACGACGAAAAAACTCTGTGCA GTTATGCTTGATACAGTGGGTCCAGAGCTGCTAATTGTCAACAAATCCGAGCATCCTATTACCCTCGAGGAAGATTCCTTCATCATCCTGACACCTGATCAAGATAAAGAAGCTACTTCAAATTTACTTCCCATTAATTTTAGTGGGCTATCCAAG GCAGTGAAAAAGGGTGATGATATCTTCATTGGCCAGTACTTGTTTACTGGAAGAGAAACAACTTCAGTTTGGCTGGAG GTATCTGAGGTGAAAGACGAGGATGTGGTTTGTCTGATCAAGAATTCTGCCATCTTGGCTGGGCCATTGTATACTCTACACGTCTCTCAGATCCGTATTGACCTTCCTACCCTCACTGATAAAGATAAGGAG GTTATAAGCACATGGGGACTCcgaaataaaatagatttcCTTTCACTTTCTTATGCTCGACGTGCAGAAGATGTTAGACAT GCACGTGAGTTTCTTTCCAAATTGGGCGACCTGAACCAGACACAGGTTTTTGCCAAGATTGAGAATGTGGAG GGTTTGATTCATTTTGACGAGATTCTCCAAGAAGCCGATGGCATAATCCTTGCTCGTGGAAATCTTGGAATAGACCTCCCGCCAGAGAAG gtatttttatatcaaaaggAAGCTCTTTACAAATGCAACATAGCAGGGAAGCCAGCAATCATCACTCGTGTTGTGGACAGTATGACTGACAACTTAAGACCGACTCGTGCTGAGGCGACTGATGTTGCAAATGCTGTACTCGATG GTAGTGATGCAATTCTTTTAGGTGCGGAAACCCTGCGGGGATTATACCCCATTGAGACAATATCAACTGTCGGAAAAATTTGTTCCGAG GCAGAAAAGGTTTACAATCAGGATCtctatttcaaaaatactGTCAAGTACGTTGGCGAACCGATGACACACCTGGAGTCAATAGCTTCTTCTGCA GTCCGTGCTGCTGTGAAGGTGAAGGCATCTGTCATCATTTGTTTCACTTCATCAGGACGAGCTGCAag GCTAATAGCTAAGTACAGACCTACCATGCCTGTCTTATCAGTAGTCATTCCACGATTGAAGACAAATCAGCTGCAATGGACTTTCAGTGGTGCTTTTGAG GCGCGGCAATCCCTGATAGTCAGAGGCCTTTTTCCCATGCTCGCAGATGCTCGACATCCT GCTGAGCCCGTGAGTGCAACGAACGAGTCCGTCTTAAAGCTTGCTTTGTGTCACGGGAAGGCTGTTGGCCTCATAAAACCGCATGACCGTGTCGTCGTTTGTCAGAAAGTTGGTGATGCATCTGTAGTGAAGATCATTGAGCTTGAAGATTAG
- the LOC105161302 gene encoding 12-oxophytodienoate reductase 1 isoform X2 translates to MGENREEADDKLPIPLLSSYNMGCFHLCHRIVLAPMTRLRSYNFMAQTHAVLYYSQRTTEGGFLISEASGISDTAQGYPHTPGIWRKDQMEAWKPIVKAVHEKGGYQPNGNPPVSCTDKPIQTDVDIGGSNEAIFSPPHRLTVEEISQIVDDFRVAAKHAIEAGFDGVEIHAANGYLVDQFMKDQVNDRTDEYGGSLESRCRFPLEIVEAVAQEIGPQRVGIRLSPYADYNECGDSNPDALGLYMAKALNKYNILYCHVIEPRMITQFEKQVTRSSLVPMRKAFKGTFIVAGGYNRDDGNEVITRGGADLVAFGRLFLANPDLPRRFELDSVLNKYDRNTFYTHDPVVGYTDYPFLDINS, encoded by the exons ATGGGAGAAAATAGAGAGGAAGCTGACGATAAGCTGCCCATTCCTCTCTTATCTTCTTACAACATGGGATGTTTTCATCTATGCCACAG GATAGTTTTGGCACCGATGACAAGATTAAGATCCTACAACTTCATGGCACAGACACATGCAGTTCTTTACTACTCACAGAGGACAACAGAGGGTGGATTCTTGATCTCTGAAGCCTCTGGAATCTCAGACACTGCTCAAGG GTATCCACATACTCCAGGCATATGGAGGAAAGACCAAATGGAAGCATGGAAGCCAATTGTTAAAGCAGTTCATGAGAAAGGAG GTTACCAGCCCAATGGGAACCCTCCAGTTTCTTGCACGGACAAGCCGATTCAAACCGATGTGGATATTGGAGGCTCCAACGAAGCAATCTTTTCACCGCCTCATCGACTCACGGTTGAGGAAATCTCTCAGATTGTCGATGATTTTAGAGTGGCTGCAAAACACGCCATTGAAGCAG GCTTCGATGGGGTAGAGATTCATGCAGCAAACGGTTACCTGGTCGATCAATTCATGAAAGACCAAGTAAACGACAGGACCGACGAGTATGGAGGAAGCTTAGAGAGCCGTTGTCGTTTCCCATTAGAGATAGTGGAAGCCGTGGCACAGGAGATAGGACCCCAGAGAGTCGGCATTAGGCTCTCACCCTATGCTGACTACAACGAATGTGGGGACTCAAACCCGGACGCCCTCGGCCTATACATGGCCAAGGCACTAAACAAATACAACATACTCTACTGCCATGTGATTGAGCCAAGAATGATAACGCAGTTTGAAAAGCAAGTTACGAGAAGCAGCTTGGTTCCCATGAGAAAAGCTTTCAAAGGGACGTTTATCGTTGCCGGGGGATACAATAGGGACGATGGCAACGAAGTTATAACCCGGGGCGGAGCTGATCTCGTGGCGTTTGGGCGATTGTTCTTGGCTAATCCCGATTTACCGAGGAGATTTGAGCTTGATTCGGTTCTTAATAAGTATGATAGAAACACATTCTACACACATGATCCTGTAGTTGGTTACACGGATTATCCGTTTCTTGACATCAATTCATAG
- the LOC105161302 gene encoding 12-oxophytodienoate reductase 1 isoform X1 codes for MGENREEADDKLPIPLLSSYNMGCFHLCHRIVLAPMTRLRSYNFMAQTHAVLYYSQRTTEGGFLISEASGISDTAQGYPHTPGIWRKDQMEAWKPIVKAVHEKGGVFFCQLWHAGRVSNYSYQPNGNPPVSCTDKPIQTDVDIGGSNEAIFSPPHRLTVEEISQIVDDFRVAAKHAIEAGFDGVEIHAANGYLVDQFMKDQVNDRTDEYGGSLESRCRFPLEIVEAVAQEIGPQRVGIRLSPYADYNECGDSNPDALGLYMAKALNKYNILYCHVIEPRMITQFEKQVTRSSLVPMRKAFKGTFIVAGGYNRDDGNEVITRGGADLVAFGRLFLANPDLPRRFELDSVLNKYDRNTFYTHDPVVGYTDYPFLDINS; via the exons ATGGGAGAAAATAGAGAGGAAGCTGACGATAAGCTGCCCATTCCTCTCTTATCTTCTTACAACATGGGATGTTTTCATCTATGCCACAG GATAGTTTTGGCACCGATGACAAGATTAAGATCCTACAACTTCATGGCACAGACACATGCAGTTCTTTACTACTCACAGAGGACAACAGAGGGTGGATTCTTGATCTCTGAAGCCTCTGGAATCTCAGACACTGCTCAAGG GTATCCACATACTCCAGGCATATGGAGGAAAGACCAAATGGAAGCATGGAAGCCAATTGTTAAAGCAGTTCATGAGAAAGGAGGTGTTTTTTTCTGCCAGCTTTGGCATGCTGGCAGAGTTTCAAACTATA GTTACCAGCCCAATGGGAACCCTCCAGTTTCTTGCACGGACAAGCCGATTCAAACCGATGTGGATATTGGAGGCTCCAACGAAGCAATCTTTTCACCGCCTCATCGACTCACGGTTGAGGAAATCTCTCAGATTGTCGATGATTTTAGAGTGGCTGCAAAACACGCCATTGAAGCAG GCTTCGATGGGGTAGAGATTCATGCAGCAAACGGTTACCTGGTCGATCAATTCATGAAAGACCAAGTAAACGACAGGACCGACGAGTATGGAGGAAGCTTAGAGAGCCGTTGTCGTTTCCCATTAGAGATAGTGGAAGCCGTGGCACAGGAGATAGGACCCCAGAGAGTCGGCATTAGGCTCTCACCCTATGCTGACTACAACGAATGTGGGGACTCAAACCCGGACGCCCTCGGCCTATACATGGCCAAGGCACTAAACAAATACAACATACTCTACTGCCATGTGATTGAGCCAAGAATGATAACGCAGTTTGAAAAGCAAGTTACGAGAAGCAGCTTGGTTCCCATGAGAAAAGCTTTCAAAGGGACGTTTATCGTTGCCGGGGGATACAATAGGGACGATGGCAACGAAGTTATAACCCGGGGCGGAGCTGATCTCGTGGCGTTTGGGCGATTGTTCTTGGCTAATCCCGATTTACCGAGGAGATTTGAGCTTGATTCGGTTCTTAATAAGTATGATAGAAACACATTCTACACACATGATCCTGTAGTTGGTTACACGGATTATCCGTTTCTTGACATCAATTCATAG
- the LOC105161303 gene encoding uncharacterized protein LOC105161303 — MLEMVAQSWLRSLWTTSKKHELRVQKAQIAVLAFEAASLMTKLLHLWQSLTDKQVAKLREEITNSVGVKKLVSEDDDYIGRLICEEITENLAHVARAVARLSKKCSDPLLKSFERAFNDLIKIGADPYGWQFSWKKMERKVKKMERFIVTNTNLYQEMETLADLEQTLKRMKGNDNADSITMVEYEKKVAWKQQEVKHLKENSLWNRTYDYTILLLARSVFTIYGRIGHVFGISNVADVGVKDSRVTDIHSNRRSHSTVFMQSSVYPTENCVPRFSTGVSGKSISVSGPLLRTNNLGNFHSGPLGNSMTTSSPISGKYNGVSFHSGPLGRSTSKSLPIPKASKTSFRLWQFRHKSQDAREKVPQREPNEITASGPFTGTMTSGNSTSYSNFGDVYSGVLDGTKHVSVKPHANGNLSVVASKSKLLNPPPETLGAAALALHYANVIIFIEKLVASPHLIGNDARDDLYNMLPASIRAALRAKLKPYSKSLTASVYDTALAGEWNEAMSGTLEWLAPLAHNMIRWQSERSFEHQSLVSRTNVLLVQTLYFANQERTEAAITELLVGLNYIWRFGREINAKSLVECASGRTFDEYLD, encoded by the coding sequence ATGTTAGAAATGGTCGCTCAATCATGGCTCCGTAGTTTGTGGACGACTTCAAAGAAGCATGAGTTGCGTGTGCAGAAGGCACAGATTGCTGTTTTGGCTTTTGAAGCTGCGAGTTTGATGACTAAACTACTGCACCTGTGGCAATCATTAACCGATAAGCAGGTTGCTAAATTGAGAGAGGAGATAACGAATTCAGTGGGTGTTAAGAAGCTTGTGTCAGAGGATGATGATTACATTGGGAGGTTGATATGCGAGGAAATTACAGAAAACTTAGCGCATGTGGCAAGAGCGGTGGCCAGGCTATCCAAGAAATGCAGTGATCCCCTCTTGAAGAGTTTTGAGCGAGCatttaatgatttaattaagattgggGCTGACCCATATGGTTGGCAGTTCTCATGGAAAAAAATGGAAAGGAAAGTCAAGAAGATGGAACGGTTTATTGTTACCAATACTAATTTGTATCAAGAGATGGAGACACTTGCAGATCTTGAACAGACTTTGAAGAGAATGAAGGGTAATGACAATGCAGATAGCATCACGATGGTTGAATATGAAAAGAAGGTTGCATGGAAGCAGCAAGAGGTGAAGCATCTCAAGGAGAATTCTCTTTGGAATCGTACTTACGATTACACAATCCTTCTTTTGGCAAGATCtgtatttactatatatgGCAGGATTGGACATGTTTTTGGAATTAGTAATGTTGCTGACGTGGGGGTTAAAGATTCTAGAGTCACAGATATTCACAGTAACCGACGTAGCCACTCAACTGTCTTCATGCAATCATCAGTTTACCCAACGGAGAATTGCGTCCCTAGGTTCTCTACAGGCGTATCAGGGAAGTCCATCTCTGTATCTGGCCCGCTCTTGAGAACAAATAATTTAGGAAATTTCCACTCAGGCCCTCTTGGGAACTCAATGACCACGTCTAGTCCGATTTCCGGAAAATACAATGGTGTTAGTTTCCACTCGGGTCCCCTAGGGAGATCGACATCCAAGTCTCTCCCTATTCCAAAAGCAAGCAAAACCAGCTTCAGATTGTGGCAGTTCCGTCATAAATCTCAGGATGCAAGAGAGAAAGTCCCTCAACGGGAACCCAATGAAATAACGGCATCTGGACCTTTTACTGGAACCATGACGAGTGGAAACAGTACGAGCTACTCAAATTTTGGTGATGTCTATTCTGGAGTTCTTGATGGAACTAAACACGTCAGTGTAAAACCACATGCCAATGGAAATCTTTCTGTAGTTGCTTCTAAGAGCAAGCTGTTGAATCCACCACCGGAAACCCTCGGTGCTGCCGCCTTAGCTCTTCACTATGCAAATGTAATCATTTTTATCGAGAAATTGGTGGCATCTCCTCATTTGATTGGCAATGATGCGAGAGATGATCTTTACAATATGTTGCCAGCAAGCATTAGAGCAGCCCTCAGGGCCAAACTGAAGCCTTATTCGAAGAGCCTGACTGCATCAGTTTATGATACAGCTCTTGCGGGAGAATGGAATGAGGCAATGTCGGGAACGCTAGAATGGTTAGCTCCACTTGCTCATAACATGATAAGATGGCAGTCTGAACGGAGTTTTGAACACCAGAGCTTGGTTTCTAGAACAAACGTGCTGCTTGTCCAAACACTCTACTTTGCGAATCAGGAAAGGACAGAAGCAGCAATAACTGAGCTTCTTGTTGGGCTGAACTATATATGGAGATTTGGTAGAGAAATCAATGCCAAATCTCTTGTGGAATGCGCCAGTGGCAGAACATTCGATGAATACCTGGATTGA